Proteins encoded within one genomic window of Rhinolophus sinicus isolate RSC01 linkage group LG14, ASM3656204v1, whole genome shotgun sequence:
- the LOC141568564 gene encoding uncharacterized protein LOC141568564 isoform X2, which translates to MKAPDSGTYQLVVFWKLRMTAEAQILHLLEGGRHGCRMTCRMEHSHKREFYVPQDASSTCTEKHEARAVNMWSCVLTFITLSRSIGAAADGKNPFPSMAKQYSIVYTSSVWEKAAPLALILKPDHSVPLPVPGTFTPAAATLEHRASESIRKEERLQRQWLLLLCSDNLRTGRTDCAAEGATEHPSTEVRTPSKLANFCCAPFAQPHIFQLCLLSLWSRCLGSTSTTEAQVSFPRRCQWRHRPAEGSIEILMTCAQGVCVGKRNRRARTCSRH; encoded by the exons ATGAAAGCACCAGACTCTGGCACTTACCAGCTTGTGGTTTTTTGGAAGCTGCGTATGACTGCTGAAGCTCAAATTCTTCATCTGTTAGAAG GTGGAAGGCATGGATGCCGAATGACCTGCCGTATGGAACACTCACACAAAAGAGAATTCTACGTCCCACAGGATGCCAGCAGCACCTGCACTGAGAAACATGAGGCTAGAGCTGTCAACATGTGGTCCTGTGTTCTGACCTT CATAACACTCTCCAGGTCCATCggtgctgctgcagatggcaagaacccattcccttccatggccaagcaatactccattgtatatac ctcttctgtctgggagaaagctgcccctctagccctcatcctgaagccagatcATTCAGTTCCTCTTCCTGTGCCTGGCACCTTTACACCTGCTGCTGCAACGCTGGAGCACAGAGCCAGTGAATCCATCAGGAA GGAGGAAAGACTTCAGCGACAATGGCTTCTCCTTTTGTGCAGTGACAATTTGAGAACGGGTAGAACAGATTGCGCTGCGGAGGGAGCAACTGAGCATCCATCCACTGAGGTCCGGACGCCCTCAAAGTTGGCGAATTTCTGTTGTGCCCCTTTCGCACAACCACACATTTTTcagctctgtctcctctccctctgGTCTCGGTGTCTCGGTTCAACCAGCACCACGGAAGCGCAGGTCTCATTTCCCAGGCGCTGCCAGTGGCGCCATcgtccagcagagggcagcatTGAGATATTAATGACGTGCGCCCAGGGCGTCTGCGTCGGCAAGAGGAACCGCAGGGCCCGCACTTGTTCCAGGCACTAA
- the LOC141568564 gene encoding uncharacterized protein LOC141568564 isoform X5: protein MTCRMEHSHKREFYVPQDASSTCTEKHEARAVNMWSCVLTFITLSRSIGAAADGKNPFPSMAKQYSIVYTSSVWEKAAPLALILKPDHSVPLPVPGTFTPAAATLEHRASESIRKEERLQRQWLLLLCSDNLRTGRTDCAAEGATEHPSTEVRTPSKLANFCCAPFAQPHIFQLCLLSLWSRCLGSTSTTEAQVSFPRRCQWRHRPAEGSIEILMTCAQGVCVGKRNRRARTCSRH from the exons ATGACCTGCCGTATGGAACACTCACACAAAAGAGAATTCTACGTCCCACAGGATGCCAGCAGCACCTGCACTGAGAAACATGAGGCTAGAGCTGTCAACATGTGGTCCTGTGTTCTGACCTT CATAACACTCTCCAGGTCCATCggtgctgctgcagatggcaagaacccattcccttccatggccaagcaatactccattgtatatac ctcttctgtctgggagaaagctgcccctctagccctcatcctgaagccagatcATTCAGTTCCTCTTCCTGTGCCTGGCACCTTTACACCTGCTGCTGCAACGCTGGAGCACAGAGCCAGTGAATCCATCAGGAA GGAGGAAAGACTTCAGCGACAATGGCTTCTCCTTTTGTGCAGTGACAATTTGAGAACGGGTAGAACAGATTGCGCTGCGGAGGGAGCAACTGAGCATCCATCCACTGAGGTCCGGACGCCCTCAAAGTTGGCGAATTTCTGTTGTGCCCCTTTCGCACAACCACACATTTTTcagctctgtctcctctccctctgGTCTCGGTGTCTCGGTTCAACCAGCACCACGGAAGCGCAGGTCTCATTTCCCAGGCGCTGCCAGTGGCGCCATcgtccagcagagggcagcatTGAGATATTAATGACGTGCGCCCAGGGCGTCTGCGTCGGCAAGAGGAACCGCAGGGCCCGCACTTGTTCCAGGCACTAA
- the LOC141568564 gene encoding uncharacterized protein LOC141568564 isoform X1, giving the protein MTSYPLMKAPDSGTYQLVVFWKLRMTAEAQILHLLEGGRHGCRMTCRMEHSHKREFYVPQDASSTCTEKHEARAVNMWSCVLTFITLSRSIGAAADGKNPFPSMAKQYSIVYTSSVWEKAAPLALILKPDHSVPLPVPGTFTPAAATLEHRASESIRKEERLQRQWLLLLCSDNLRTGRTDCAAEGATEHPSTEVRTPSKLANFCCAPFAQPHIFQLCLLSLWSRCLGSTSTTEAQVSFPRRCQWRHRPAEGSIEILMTCAQGVCVGKRNRRARTCSRH; this is encoded by the exons ACCCTTTAATGAAAGCACCAGACTCTGGCACTTACCAGCTTGTGGTTTTTTGGAAGCTGCGTATGACTGCTGAAGCTCAAATTCTTCATCTGTTAGAAG GTGGAAGGCATGGATGCCGAATGACCTGCCGTATGGAACACTCACACAAAAGAGAATTCTACGTCCCACAGGATGCCAGCAGCACCTGCACTGAGAAACATGAGGCTAGAGCTGTCAACATGTGGTCCTGTGTTCTGACCTT CATAACACTCTCCAGGTCCATCggtgctgctgcagatggcaagaacccattcccttccatggccaagcaatactccattgtatatac ctcttctgtctgggagaaagctgcccctctagccctcatcctgaagccagatcATTCAGTTCCTCTTCCTGTGCCTGGCACCTTTACACCTGCTGCTGCAACGCTGGAGCACAGAGCCAGTGAATCCATCAGGAA GGAGGAAAGACTTCAGCGACAATGGCTTCTCCTTTTGTGCAGTGACAATTTGAGAACGGGTAGAACAGATTGCGCTGCGGAGGGAGCAACTGAGCATCCATCCACTGAGGTCCGGACGCCCTCAAAGTTGGCGAATTTCTGTTGTGCCCCTTTCGCACAACCACACATTTTTcagctctgtctcctctccctctgGTCTCGGTGTCTCGGTTCAACCAGCACCACGGAAGCGCAGGTCTCATTTCCCAGGCGCTGCCAGTGGCGCCATcgtccagcagagggcagcatTGAGATATTAATGACGTGCGCCCAGGGCGTCTGCGTCGGCAAGAGGAACCGCAGGGCCCGCACTTGTTCCAGGCACTAA
- the LOC141568564 gene encoding uncharacterized protein LOC141568564 isoform X4: MTSCGRHGCRMTCRMEHSHKREFYVPQDASSTCTEKHEARAVNMWSCVLTFITLSRSIGAAADGKNPFPSMAKQYSIVYTSSVWEKAAPLALILKPDHSVPLPVPGTFTPAAATLEHRASESIRKEERLQRQWLLLLCSDNLRTGRTDCAAEGATEHPSTEVRTPSKLANFCCAPFAQPHIFQLCLLSLWSRCLGSTSTTEAQVSFPRRCQWRHRPAEGSIEILMTCAQGVCVGKRNRRARTCSRH; the protein is encoded by the exons GTGGAAGGCATGGATGCCGAATGACCTGCCGTATGGAACACTCACACAAAAGAGAATTCTACGTCCCACAGGATGCCAGCAGCACCTGCACTGAGAAACATGAGGCTAGAGCTGTCAACATGTGGTCCTGTGTTCTGACCTT CATAACACTCTCCAGGTCCATCggtgctgctgcagatggcaagaacccattcccttccatggccaagcaatactccattgtatatac ctcttctgtctgggagaaagctgcccctctagccctcatcctgaagccagatcATTCAGTTCCTCTTCCTGTGCCTGGCACCTTTACACCTGCTGCTGCAACGCTGGAGCACAGAGCCAGTGAATCCATCAGGAA GGAGGAAAGACTTCAGCGACAATGGCTTCTCCTTTTGTGCAGTGACAATTTGAGAACGGGTAGAACAGATTGCGCTGCGGAGGGAGCAACTGAGCATCCATCCACTGAGGTCCGGACGCCCTCAAAGTTGGCGAATTTCTGTTGTGCCCCTTTCGCACAACCACACATTTTTcagctctgtctcctctccctctgGTCTCGGTGTCTCGGTTCAACCAGCACCACGGAAGCGCAGGTCTCATTTCCCAGGCGCTGCCAGTGGCGCCATcgtccagcagagggcagcatTGAGATATTAATGACGTGCGCCCAGGGCGTCTGCGTCGGCAAGAGGAACCGCAGGGCCCGCACTTGTTCCAGGCACTAA
- the LOC141568564 gene encoding uncharacterized protein LOC141568564 isoform X3: MPVPSPPFNAILELSFWNGHQSCHHITLDVLNVIQMSSFQYFLYLRVKKEVIGVQISITLSRSIGAAADGKNPFPSMAKQYSIVYTSSVWEKAAPLALILKPDHSVPLPVPGTFTPAAATLEHRASESIRKEERLQRQWLLLLCSDNLRTGRTDCAAEGATEHPSTEVRTPSKLANFCCAPFAQPHIFQLCLLSLWSRCLGSTSTTEAQVSFPRRCQWRHRPAEGSIEILMTCAQGVCVGKRNRRARTCSRH, encoded by the exons atgccagtgcctagtccacccttcaatgcaattttggaactctctttctggaatggccatcagagctgtcatcatattacccttgatgtcctcaatgtcatccaaatgtcttcctttcaatatttcctttatcttcgggtaaagaaagaagtcattggggtccagatcag CATAACACTCTCCAGGTCCATCggtgctgctgcagatggcaagaacccattcccttccatggccaagcaatactccattgtatatac ctcttctgtctgggagaaagctgcccctctagccctcatcctgaagccagatcATTCAGTTCCTCTTCCTGTGCCTGGCACCTTTACACCTGCTGCTGCAACGCTGGAGCACAGAGCCAGTGAATCCATCAGGAA GGAGGAAAGACTTCAGCGACAATGGCTTCTCCTTTTGTGCAGTGACAATTTGAGAACGGGTAGAACAGATTGCGCTGCGGAGGGAGCAACTGAGCATCCATCCACTGAGGTCCGGACGCCCTCAAAGTTGGCGAATTTCTGTTGTGCCCCTTTCGCACAACCACACATTTTTcagctctgtctcctctccctctgGTCTCGGTGTCTCGGTTCAACCAGCACCACGGAAGCGCAGGTCTCATTTCCCAGGCGCTGCCAGTGGCGCCATcgtccagcagagggcagcatTGAGATATTAATGACGTGCGCCCAGGGCGTCTGCGTCGGCAAGAGGAACCGCAGGGCCCGCACTTGTTCCAGGCACTAA